From a single Lolium rigidum isolate FL_2022 chromosome 7, APGP_CSIRO_Lrig_0.1, whole genome shotgun sequence genomic region:
- the LOC124678273 gene encoding UDP-glycosyltransferase 79-like — protein METNTGPLSVQADGHGGGGHVFLLAFPEAQGHLNPMLQFGRRLAYHGLRPTLVTTRHLLATLPPPAAPFRVAAISDGFDAGGMAACPDFEEYGSRLAAAGSDTLEALFRSEAAAGRPVCVLVYDPHLPWAGRVARAAGVPTAALFSQPCAVDVIYGEVYAGRVGLPVVDGSALRGLLSVDLGPDDVPSFVAAPDSYRMLLDAVVGQFDGLEDADDVFVNSYHELEPKEADYLASTWRVKTIGPTLPSFYLDDDRLPSNKTYGFNIFDSTAPCMSWLDSQPPCSVVYASYGTVADLEPAQLEEIGNGLCNSGKQFLWVVRSVDEHKLSEQLRDKCKERGLIVSWCPQLEVLSHKATGCFLTHCGWNSTLEAITTGVPLLAMPQWTDQPTTAKYVESAWVIGVRVNRDTEGVVRKEEVERCIREVLDGVRKEEYKKNAYSWMTKAKKAMQEGGSSDKNIAEFAAKYASS, from the exons ATGGAGACGAACACCGGCCCGCTCTCCGTCCAAGCCGACGgccacggcggtggcggccatgtcttcctcctcgccTTCCCAGAGgcgcagggccacctcaacccgatGCTTCAGTTCGGCCGCCGCCTGGCCTACCACGGCCTCCGCCCCACGCTCGTCACCACCCGCCACCTCCTCGCCACCCTCCCGCCCCCCGCCGCTCCCTTCCGTGTCGCCGCCATCTCCGACGGCTTCGACGCTGGCGGCATGGCCGCGTGCCCCGACTTCGAGGAGTACGGGAGCCGGCTGGCCGCCGCGGGGTCCGACACCCTGGAGGCGCTCTTCCGATCAGAGGCCGCGGCGGGGAGGCCCGTGTGCGTGCTCGTGTACGACCCGCACCTCCCGTGGGCGGGCCGCGTggcgcgcgccgccggcgttccGACCGCCGCGCTCTTCTCGCAGCCGTGCGCGGTGGACGTCATCTACGGGGAGGTGTACGCGGGGCGCGTCGGGTTGCCGGTCGTGGACGGGAGCGCGCTGAGGGGTTTGCTGAGCGTCGACCTGGGGCCGGACGACGTGCCGTCGTTCGTGGCGGCGCCGGATTCCTACCGGATGTTGCTGGACGCTGTGGTGGGGCAGTTCGATGGGTTGGAGGACGCCGACGACGTCTTCGTCAACTCGTACCATGAACTCGAGCCCAAG GAGGCAGATTACCTGGCATCGACATGGCGTGTTAAGACCATCGGCCCAACGCTGCCGTCCTTCTACCTGGATGACGATCGGTTGCCTTCCAACAAGACATACGGGTTCAACATCTTCGATAGCACAGCACCATGCATGTCATGGCTAGATAGCCAGCCCCCTTGCTCAGTGGTCTATGCCTCGTATGGAACTGTCGCTGACCTTGAGCCGGCCCAGTTAGAGGAGATAGGCAATGGACTGTGCAATTCTGGTAAACAGTTCCTCTGGGTTGTCAGGTCCGTTGATGAGCACAAGTTATCGGAACAACTCCGTGACAAGTGCAAGGAGAGGGGCCTAATTGTTTCATGGTGCCCCCAGCTTGAGGTCTTATCTCACAAAGCCACAG GATGTTTCTTAACTCACTGTGGATGGAACTCTACATTAGAAGCAATTACTACTGGTGTACCACTGTTGGCAATGCCTCAGTGGACAGATCAACCAACTACAGCAAAGTACGTTGAGAGTGCATGGGTGATTGGTGTGCGGGTGAATCGTGATACAGAAGGTGTGGTGAGAAAGGAAGAGGTAGAGAGGTGCATAAGAGAAGTATTAGATGGTGTGAGGAAGGAGGAGTACAAAAAGAATGCTTATAGCTGGATGACGAAGGCTAAGAAGGCAATGCAGGAAGGGGGGAGCTCGGACAAAAATATTGCCGAGTTTGCGGCAAAGTATGCTTCAAGTTAA
- the LOC124676699 gene encoding cyclic dof factor 1-like has product KHTRYFCLILFNLYSLTNHQDSCKDKGDVRTTEETPGTPQELNLGSKSEAAKTEGDGSSGEKVVLKKPDKILPCPRCNSMDTKFCYYNNYNIHQPRHFCRGCQRYWTAGGSMRNLPVGAGRRKSKSSSVNCHGILIPGSNIAYPGGDASPIPLPIKATEPAVQFVSQPPLSNSTASVLRVEVQNKNDNPASTAHPRNGESQTCPPSSTTSDSPRIESVKGTVSGYQNGVTMDCNGATPMHPIPCFPGPPFVYPWNPAWNGIPAMAAPVCPAPAEPAKCSENGNVGNVQWNFPPMVAVPGFCGQPIPFPLMPPSVWPLVSPWPNGAWSAPWLGPGYSMPAAPPTSSSTCTDSGSPVLGKHSRDSNPQGDEKAERSLWIPKTLRIDDPDEAAKSSIWTTLGIEPGERGMFRPFQSKSDVKERTSDAARVMQANPAAQSRFQSFQETT; this is encoded by the exons AAACATACTCGTTACTTCTGTTTGATATTGTTTAACTTATACTCTTTAACAAATCATCAGGATTCATGCAAAGATAAAGGAGATGTAAGGACCACTGAGGAAACGCCAGGCACACCGCAGgagttaaatcttg GATCCAAGTCGGAAGCAGCTAAGACTGAGGGTGACGGATCAAGTGGTGAGAAGGTCGTCCTGAAGAAGCCGGATAAGATTCTGCCATGTCCACGCTGCAACAGCATGGATACAAAGTTCTGTtactacaacaactacaacatcCACCAACCAAGGCATTTTTGCAGGGGTTGTCAAAGGTATTGGACGGCAGGTGGAAGCATGAGAAACCTTCCTGTCGGTGCTGGTAGGCGCAAGAGTAAGAGCTCCAGTGTAAACTGCCATGGCATATTGATTCCAGGAAGCAATATAGCCTATCCTGGGGGCGATGCTTCCCCAATTCCATTGCCTATAAAAGCAACTGAACCAGCAGTTCAGTTTGTGTCTCAACCTCCTCTATCTAATTCCACGGCTTCCGTGTTGAGAGTTGAAGTGCAGAACAAGAATGACAACCCTGCCTCCACAGCACATCCCAGAAATGGAGAAAGCCAGACCTGCCCACCTTCATCAACAACTTCAGATAGTCCGCGGATTGAGTCAGTTAAAGGAACAGTTAGTGGATATCAGAATGGAGTTACTATGGATTGCAATGGCGCCACTCCCATGCATCCTATACCATGCTTCCCTGGTCCACCTTTTGTGTACCCATGGAATCCAGCTTGGAATGGTATTCCTGCCATGGCAGCACCAGTATGCCCAGCCCCAGCTGAACcagcaaaatgttcagaaaatggCAATGTAGGCAATGTTCAATGGAACTTTCCACCGATGGTGGCGGTGCCAGGATTCTGTGGCCAACCCATTCCCTTCCCACTAATGCCGCCTTCCGTTTGGCCACTCGTTTCTCCCTGGCCTAATGGCGCATGGAGTGCGCCATGGCTTGGACCGGGTTATAGCATGCCAGCAGCACCTCCTACAAGCAGTAGTACATGTACAGATAGCGGCTCTCCAGTCCTTGGAAAACACTCGAGGGATTCTAACCCGCAAGGTGATGAAAAGGCAGAAAGATCTTTGTGGATTCCGAAAACGCTCCGGATCGATGACCCCGACGAAGCCGCAAAGAGTTCGATCTGGACCACCCTCGGGATCGAACCTGGCGAGCGTGGCATGTTTAGACCGTTCCAGTCAAAATCTGATGTCAAAGAGCGCACATCAGATGCAGCTCGAGTCATGCAAGCGAACCCGGCGGCTCAATCGCGCTTCCAGTCTTTCCAGGAGACGACGTGA
- the LOC124673246 gene encoding WUSCHEL-related homeobox 11-like — protein MNGGGHSPDSQAAAEPVRSRWTPKPEQILILESIFNSGMVNPPKDETVRIRKLLERFGAVGDANVFYWFQNRRSRSRRRQRQLQAQAQAQAQAQAQAQASGASSGSPPAPGGHGSTSLGLFAHGGAAHSSSSSSSSWPPSPPSVGMLGDVECGGGGDDLFAISRQMGYMDGGGGSGSSVSAAAAQQQQFYYSCQPAGITVFINGVATEVPRGPMDLRSMFGQDVVLVHSSGGLLPVDDYGVLMQSLQMGESYYLVTRSN, from the exons ATGAACGGGGGCGGCCACAGCCCGGAcagccaggcggcggcggagccggtgCGGTCGCGGTGGACGCCGAAGCCGGAGCAGATACTGATCCTGGAGTCCATCTTCAACAGCGGGATGGTGAACCCGCCCAAGGACGAGACCGTCCGCATCCGCAAGCTCCTCGAGCGCTTCGGCGCCGTCGGCGACGCCAACGTCTTCTACTGGTTCCAGAAccgccgctcccgctcccgccgtCGCCAGCGCCAGCTTCAGGCACAGGCCCAAGCGCAGgcgcaggctcaggcccaggcacaGGCGTCGGGCGCCTCCTCTGGATCGCCACCCGCGCCTGGAGGCCACGGCTCGACGTCGCTGGGGCTGTTCGCGCACGGCGGCGCGGCACAcagctcgtcctcgtcctcgtcttcatggccgccctcgccgccgtcgGTGGGGATGTTGGGAGATGTGgagtgcggtggcggcggcgacgacctgTTCGCCATCTCGCGGCAGATGGGGTacatggacggcggcggcgggtccgGATCGTCGGTTTCGGCAGCCGCGGCACAGCAGCAGCAGTTCTACTACTCGTGCCAACCTG CGGGCATCACGGTGTTCATCAACGGAGTTGCGACGGAGGTGCCAAGGGGCCCGATGGACCTGCGTTCCATGTTCGGGCAGGACGTGGTGCTCGTCCACTCCTCCGGcggcctcctccccgtcgacgactaCGGCGTCCTCATGCAGAGCCTGCAGATGGGCGAGAGCTACTACTTG GTCACGAG GTCAAATTGA